The nucleotide sequence ATTTAATACCCCACGCAAACTACTAACCGTTTTATAATTTTTACCATTTGTTTCTTCCTCACCAACTTGTTCATGTGCCCAAGTAGTATGAAATGGTACATGAATAGCATGTGCTTTGATGTTTATTAATGGCAAAATATCAGACTTTAATGAATTTCCAATCATTAAAAATTCAGAAGGTTTTATATCTAAATGATTTAATAGTTTAGAATAGTTTTCTTCTTTTTTATCACTTAATACTTCAATATGATGAAAATAATCGGTCAACCCAGATTTTTCTAATTTTCGTTCTTGATCTAATAAATCACCTTTAGTAGCCAAAATTAATCGATACTTTTTTGATAATGCTTTTAAAACATCCTCAACACCATCTAACAATTCGACTGGTTGATTAAGCATAGATTTACCAATATTTAAAATATTATTCAAAGTTTTATTTGACACAGATCCGTTAGAAATTTCGATAGCAGACTCAACCATAGATAGCACAAATGCTTTTACTCCATAACCATACAACCCTAAATTATCCATTTCTTTTTTAAAGAGCTCTTGATCTATCTTATTTGCTGTTTCGTAAGGACTCAGCAAACGTGCAAATTCTAACTCTGCTTCTCTAAAAAAAGTTTCGTTTACCCAAAGGGTGTCATCGGCATCAAAGCCAATTACTCTTATGTTCTTGTAATCTACTTCCACAGTTTTTTTGCTCTTAATAAATCTTCTGGAGTATCAATTTCTACACCCTCAACATTGGTTTCTACCATTTTTATCTTTTTTCCATACTCCAAATATCTAATACATTCTATTTTCTCTGAAGCTTCAATAAATTGCATTGGTAAATTACTAAAATCTATCAGAGCCTGTTTTCTAAATGCATAAATACCTTTATGTTTAAAATATTTAGCGCCTACATTTTTATCTCTAGGATAAGGGATTGGGCTTCTTGAAAAATACAATGCAAAATCTCGTTGATCTACAATCACCTTTACAGTATTTGGGTTTGAAATTTCGTCCCAATCTTTTATTTCTACCATCAAAGACGCCAAATCTATTTCTTTATTTGGGTCATCATGAAATACATTAAGGACTTTTTCTAAACTAGACCTTTCGGTAAACGGTTCATCTCCTTGGACGTTCACAACGATATCGCAATCTACATTTTGAACAGCTTCAGCAATACGATCACTTCCAGATTCGTGTTCTTTCTTGCTCATAATAGCTTTTCCTCCATGAGACGTAATTTCATTGAAAATAATATCGCTGTCTGTCACTACATATACCTCTGCAAATAGTTTTGTAGCTACAGTTGCCTCGTAAGTACGAAGTATCACTGTTTTACCCTCTAGGTCTTGCATTAATTTTCCAGGAAATCGAGATGCACTATAACGTGCTGGAATCATCGAAATTATTTTCATCTAATAAGGCTTTCTCTAATTTCAAAAATACAGTTTTTCTAAGAGATTTCACACACAAGTATGGTTAACTTTTTAAAGACTAAAAAATAGTTATGCTTCAAAAAAGTCATCTTTAAAACCAATAAGGTATAATTTTTCTTTTGCTCTAGTTATAGCTGTATATAACCATCTTAGATAATCTCTATTAATCCCTTCTGGTAAATATGGTTGCTCTACAAAAACCGTATTCCATTGTCCTCCTTGAGATTTATGACACGTAATAGCATAAGAAAACTTTACTTGTAAAGCGTTTAAATACTTGTTGTTCTTCACTTTTAAGAATTTTTTATAAGAAGTGGTTTCATCTTCATAATCTTTCAAAACTTCTTGATACAAATTATTCGCTTCATCATAAGGCAGTGATGGGGTCTCTAAATTAATGGTATTTAACATTAAAACTGTTTCGAATGGCCGCATTTTTGGATAATCTACCATTCTTACTTTTACTTCAGCAAAACGAAAATTGTATAATTCTTTAATACTAAAAACTTCTAATACTTCAATAATATCACCATTAGCAATAAACCCAGCTTCACTTGTTGGCTTTAGCCAGAAATAATTATTCTTAACAATCATTAAATAATCTCCAGCAGTTAATTCATGTTCATTAAACAAAATACGAGAACGGATTTGCTGATTATATAAATTAGCTCGTTTGTTTGATCTAACAATGATTGCCGTTTCTTCATTTCCTAAACTACTATAAGCGTCATTTATAGCGTCCATAATATCATAACCATCAACAAGACGAACAATATCCTTAAAGCCTTTTAGATTAAACTGAAAAGAGTCAAAATAAGAACCAGCGATAGATTCTCTCAATAAAGTTGCATTAAATAGAATACCAGAATCTTGCTCTTGTCTCACAACTTCGTCTAATTCCATCCTAGTTACTTCTTTATTGTAACTTAGGCTTAAAGCGTTTTCGTTTAACGCAGGACTTAAATCGAGTTTTACTGGTGGTAATTGCGCTGTGTCTCCAATTAACAATAGCTTACATTGGTGTCCAGAATAAACATATTGCATCAAATCGTCTAATAAAGATCCACTTCCAAACAAATTGCTTTGCCCCGGAATATCAGATATCATTGATGCTTCATCAACAATAAAAATGGTTTTTTTATGCTTATTGGGTGCCAATACAAACGATACTTTTCCGCTGTTTGAATATCTCGCAGTATATATTTTCTTATGGATGGTAAAAGCTTCTTTTCCTGAGTAATTAGAAATCACTTTAGCCGCTCTACCAGTTGGCGCCATTAAAACTGCACTTTTTTTTGCCTTCCACAAGTTTGTTACAATAGTTCCAATAATTGTTGTTTTACCAGTACCAGCAAAACCCTTTAAAACATATAATGAATTTGGAGATGTATCAAAAACATAGTCCGCAAGTTGCTGTAAAACAATATTTTGCTTTATTGTTGGATCAAACGGAAAATCGTTTTTTATAAGTTTATAAAATTCTGAGGAATTCATTAAGTTTTAATACAATTTTTGAATTTATCAAAGATATAAATGATTTTTACTAACAATAACTTTCGTGAATAAAAAAAAATTGTAGATTTGCGTTAGTCCATTAATTAATTTTTTAATAAAATCACTATGTTAAATATTATTATAGCAGCAGTTGTTGTAATCGCTCTCACAATTGGAATCGTTTGGGTAATTGACAAATATGTTCCAAAAAAAGCTAAGCCTTTTATAATGATTGTACTTTGGGTACTCATTGGGTATTTAGGGTATTCTACTTTTATGTCTGTTTATGGTGAAATTAAATTTAACAAGCTAAAAGATAAGCGTTACGCTCAAGTTATTGAGAGCTTAATTGATATTAGAGATGCTGAATTAGCACATAGAACTGTTACTGGGAAATTTGAAGGTGATTTTGATAATTTAATTAAGTTTATTGATACTGCTCAGTTTACCATTACACAGCGTCGTGACTCTTCTGTTATAGATGAAGAGCAAACTAGACGTTTTCAAGTTGACACCTATAAAGATATTGTTATTGTTGATACTTTGGGTTATGTATCTGTAAAAGACTCTTTATTTGGTGCAGATCCAAGATATAAAACGATGATGAATATTCCTTCTGCTGAGCCTGGAGCTAAGTTTGAGTTAAAAGCTGGTTTTCTAGAGCAAAACGGTATGAAAATTCCTGTTTTTGAAGCAAAAGCAATGAAATCTATAATATTATTCGATCAGGATAAAAACTTAATTGCAAAAGAAAATCAAGTAATTTCGGTTGATGGTGTAAATGGTGATGCAATTAAAGTAGGATCAATGGAGGAAGTTAATACAACAGGAAACTGGCCTAAAAACTTTTCAAACGAACAGTAAAATAGACATATTACAAAATAATGCATTGTCCATTCAAGTTAGCTTGAGTGGACTTTCTTTTTGTGTCTTGAATTTAAGCACACAATCAGTTGTTTTTTATAAGAAAATCTTATTTGATAAGAAACTCAATCCAAGTGATGTTCTTGATAAATTAACTCACCAATTTAATACTGAAGATAGTTTAAAAGAATCATTTAAATCTGTTACAGTTATTCATGAAAACGAATTATCGGCATTAGTACCAAAATCATTATTTAATGAAGAACATTTAGCTGACTATTTAAAGTTCAACTCTAAAATTCTACGTTCAGATTTTATAACTTATGATGAAATATCTACAAATGATAGTGTTAACGTATATGTTCCCTATGTAAACATTAACAATTATATATATGATTCCTTTGGTGAGTTTGAATTCAAGCACTTTTCTACAATTGTTTTAGAAACTCTTTTAAATCTTGAAAAAAATGCTCAAACTACTAAAATGTATATTCACATAGCGGATACTCATTTTGAAATTATTGTTATTAAAAAAGGTCAACTGCAATTATATAATACTTTTGATTATTCCACTAAAGAAGATTTTATTTATTACATCTTATTTACAGCAGAGCAATTAGAACTAAATCCTGAGAAAACTCCTCTTATTCTATTAGGCAATGTTACTAAAGAGAATGAACTATATAAAATAGCCTATACATATGTTCGAAATGTGTCAATTATAGAGCCTAAGACAACAATTACACCAGCAGAAGGTATTAGTAAAGCCTATTTATCAAATTTTGTAATCACAAATAGTTTTTAAATGCGTATAATATCTGGATTATATAAAGGACGGCGCATTACTGCTCCAAAAAAACTACCTGTAAGACCAACTACAGATATGGCAAAAGAAGCCTTATTTAATATTTTAAACAATCGTTTTTATTTTGATGACATCTCTGTATTAGATCTTTTTGCTGGTACTGGTAATATAAGTTATGAATTTGCATCTCGTGGTACTGAAGATATAACAAGTGTAGACAAAGATTTTGGTTGCACAAAATTCATTGCTCATACATCTGATGAATTCGATTTCGATATTCGAGTAATAAAAGCTGATGTTTTTAAATTCTTAGAAACAACCAAGCAAAAGCATACTGTTATTTTTGCTGATCCTCCTTACGATTTTAGCATAGATGCTTTTTCAAAAATTCCAGAACTTGTTTTTCAAAATCAATTATTAGTAGATGATGGTATCTTAATAATTGAGCATTCTAAACATACCAATCTGTCAAGTTTAGCAAGTTATTCCTATTCCAAAAACTATGGAGGCAATAGGTTTAGTTTTTTTGAACTGCCTAAGGCGGATTAAAAAAATACTATAAAAAACAAATCCCAAATAGAGTATATATTACTATATGGGATTGTTTAATTAAGCAAATCTATAAGCCGAATTCTGTACTCTAAAGAGTCCTTATCATTTATCTACATTTACTGTTACCAGTAAACTTTAGCTGTCTACCCTCCAACATCACGCGTGCAGCGCTCAAACATTGGTTTACATGACATTGCACCACATAGAGTTTACCTGATTTCACTACAGCATTACCTGTACATTCTTTCTGTTGCACTTTTCCTAGCCTCACGACTGGTGGCTGTTAGCCACTATGCTGCACTATGGTGTTCGGACTTTCCTCCCAAAGTATAAACCTTGAGCGATAAGGCGATCTACTTACCACAAAAGTACATAAATTGTTAATAACTCAACTTAAAATAGTGCTTACTAATTCTTAATTTTAAACTGAATTTTTAACTTTGCTATTCTAAGTTTTTTCAATGGAACACTTTGTAGTATCTGCACGTAAATACAGACCACAAACATTTAAAGATGTTGTTGGACAGCAAGCTATTACAAATACGTTATTAAATGCTATTGAAAACAACCATTTAGCACAAGCTTTATTATTTACAGGTCCTCGTGGTGTTGGTAAAACGACATGTGCACGTATTCTTGCTAAAATGATTAATAGTGAAGGTGAAGAAAAAGAGGATGAAGATTTTGCATTTAACATTTTTGAACTTGACGCAGCTTCTAATAACTCGGTAGATGATATTAGAAATTTAACCGATCAAGTTCGTATTCCACCACAAGTTGGTAAATACAAAGTGTATATTATAGATGAAGTGCATATGCTGTCGCAATCGGCATTTAATGCCTTTTTAAAAACGCTAGAAGAACCACCAAAGCATTGTATTTTTATTCTAGCAACTACAGAAAAACATAAGATTATTCCAACTATATTATCGCGTTGTCAAATATTTGATTTTAAACGGATTACAGTTAAAGATGCAAAAAACTACTTGAAGTACATTGCAGAGCAACAAGAAATCGATGCTGAGGATGATGCTTTGCACATTATTGCTCAAAAAGCCGATGGAGCTATGCGAGATGCGCTTTCAATTTTTGATCGTGTTGTTAGTTTCTCAGGCAAGCATTTAACAAGGCAGGCTGTAACCGAAAACTTAAATGTATTAGATTACGAAACCTATTTTAAAAGCACCGATTTAATTTTAGAGAATAATATTCCTGAATTACTATTACAATTCAATAATACTATATCTAAAGGTTTTGATGGGCATCATTTTATTGCAGGTTTAGCTTCACACTTTAGAGATCTTTTAGTTTGTAAAACACCTGAAACTATAGATTTACTTGAAGTTGGTGACCAAACAAAAGAAAAATACTTAAAGCAATCTAAAAAAACATCTCAAAGTTTCTTACTAAAAGGAATAGAGCTAGCTAACGATTGTGATCTTAAATATAAAACCAGTAGAAATCAACGTTTGCTGGTGGAATTATGCCTTATGCAACTTGCCTCTATCACTTATGATGGAGAAAAAAAAAATAGCAGTAGCCACTTTATAATTCCAGCATCCTACTTTAAAAGTAAAGGTATTACTCCAATTCCTATTAAAAGGCCAGTCAATACAGAAGCAGAAGCCAGTATAACGATATCTACTCAATCTATAGAGCAATCGGTTGTAAACGAACCACAACCTGAACCTATAAAAGCAGCGTCGGTTGAAAATGAAGTTGCTCAAAAACTAGCAATAAAGAGACCGAAAATAATTTTAAACAAGCAAACAAAAACTACCTCTGGTTTATCGCTTAGTAGTATAAAAAAGAAAAAAGAACATCTTATTCGGCAGATGGAAGTTGTTATTGATGAAGAAAACCTTCCAACAGATTCTTTTTCTGAAAGCAACATGCAAATAGCATGGGAAGAGTTTGTTGTTAATTTAGAAAAGAAAGGAAAATATAATTTAGCATCAATTTTGCGAATTGATACACCAAAACTATCCTCTGAGACTGTCATTAATATGGTGTTTCCGAATTCTACTAATAAAGTAGAAGTTGAAAGGCAACAGTATGATTTACTTGCCTATTTAAGAAAAAAACTTAATAATTTTTCAATAACACTGGATATTACTGTAAATGAAGAATTAGAAAAAAAGTATGCCTATACTCCTATTGAAAAATATGAGAAACTAAAAGAGAAAAATCCAAATATTGACTTATTACGTAAAACTTTTGACTTAGATATATAATGAAATACATTTTAGCTCTTTTTATGGTATCATTTGTGTTCTTTACAAGTTGTGATGGAAAAGACAGGGCAAAAAAAACCAGTAAAGAAATATTAGAGGATAGTAATTTGTCACCTTCTTTTTTTGAGCAGGTAAGTTACATTCCTGAGCAATATTCCGAAGAAATTGTTGATACCACCTTTAGTAATGGTTTTAAAATAAGTACCAAGTATTTTTCTGATATGAATAACAATGTTCTAAATGAATTTGAAATAGATACAATTCATTATAAACATTATTATAGAGAATTTATAACTGAGCTCACTGTAGAATTTCAAGAAAAGAAAATATTTAGTAAAACTATTGACAAATCTCTTTTTGAAAACAAAGATGATGCTCATTTTTGGGAGCAATCTATTATGCTAGGACTCTTTATTGATAAAGAGTTGACCGATAATGATAAGTTATTTACTGTAGCTTCTTTTTGCATACCTGAATCGGAAATTTGCAAAGATTTTCGCTTAGTTATAGCTAACAATGGTGACATGGAAATTATTGAATTAAAAACTGAAGAAGTACACTAATTATGTTAGGACTCAAACTACCCACTGATCCTCGTTGGGTAAACATCGTTGAAAAAAATATAGAAGAAATACTAACAGACCATGCCTTTTGTGAGCAAAAAGCAACGAGTACAGCCATTTCGCTAATTGTTAGTTTTCCTGAGTATACCGATTTAGTTCAAGAAATGATTGAACTTGTTAAAGAAGAGATGAGTCATTTTAAAATGGTCCATGATATTATTCTAGAACGTGGTTACAACTTGGGTAGAGATAGAAAAGATGATTACGTATTACAATTACTGAAATTCTTTCCCAAAGGAGGTAGTAGAACAACACAATTGGTACATCGCTTATTATATGCTGCTTTAATTGAAGCTAGAAGCTGCGAGCGTTTTAGATTATTATCAGAAGAACTGGAAGATAAAAAATTAGCAGGTTTTTATAAAAAACTCATGATTAGTGAAGCCAACCATTATACAATGTTTTTAGGTTATGCGCGACAATATGGAGATAGAAAAGAAGTAGATAAAAAATGGCAAGATTTATTGGAATATGAAGCCCAAATCATGAAAAACTTAGGAAATAAAGAAACTGTTCATGGTTAAATAGTTTTGCTAGGTATTGTTTCATAGTACAAACTCTTTATTATACCATCAGACAATCCAATTTTTGGCACATAAATGTGTTTTGCTCTACTCCATTTCATTGCCGATAAATATATTTGCATAGCTGGAATTATAACATCTGCCCTATCTTGGTTTAAATCTAATTCTGTAATACGTTCTTCATAAGAATAAGATTTTAGAGTATGGTAATAAGTACTTAAATAAAAATATGTAAGTGGTTTACCAATAGCTTTACCTGAGATTTTAAATATTTTGTTAATATTTCCTCCAGATCCAATCACATCTACTTTATCGTACTTTTCGGTATTTAATTTAATCCATGATTCTAATTCCAGCCAAGTTTCTCGTTTTACAATATCATTTAAAAGCCTTACAGTTCCAATTTTAAAAGATTTTGAGGTTACTTTTTCACCATTATGAATAATAGAAAATTCAGTACTTCCACCTCCAACATCAACATAGACATAATTTCTATCGTTATCTATATACTCATGTAAATCAGTTTCCGCTATTATAGCAGCTTCCTCTTCTCCATCTATTATATCAATTTGAATTTTAGAATGTTCAAATATTTCTTGTGCTATTTCAACGCCATTTGTAGCCTCACGCATTGCAGATGTCGCACATGCTTTATAACGTTCTACTTTATGAGATTTCATAAGCAGCTTAAATGCCATCATTGTATCTTTTAAGCGCCTTTTGTTTTCATTAGAAATAGTATTTTTTAAAAAAACTTCGGCTCCTAATCTAATTGGAACTCTAACTAGAGAACTCTTTTTAAAGCGAGTTGGTTTCCCTTCTTCCTCAATTATTATAGCAATTAATAGCCTAACAGCATTTGAACCAATATCTATAGCACCATACTTTTTAATTGATAGCATAAAATCTTTTTTAATAATATCGAGGAATCATTTAACGATTTTCAAAAATAAGCATTCTTATTACTTCAAAAAATTAATATTCAACTAAGTATTATAACACATATCACTGCATCTAATTCAAAATAATTATATTATATAGTCTTTTTCCTACTATTAATTACATTTTATCGGATAATTTATTCATTTTATAGAATTATACATATATTGTCATCGATAAAAAAATTGAACCAAATCTATTTTTTATCTCTATAAAAAGTAAAACCTACTACTATCTATTTTATATATAGCAAAAACCTATACATATAATTTAGAAATACATGGTTAATACTACCCAATAGCGATAAATAGAAAAAGGCAGCTTAATAGCTTATTATGAAAAGAAGTACTAAATCGAGTCACATTATTATTATCATATTGGGTTTTATTTTAATTCAAAGTATAGATATTAATGCGCAAGTACTAGATCCTTTTACTTCAAGATATACTGAATCAATACGAGGAGACATCACTATTATTGGTAATAATATGATGTCTAGGCATTCAATAAATGACTATAATGGTATTGATGGCAATCATGACTTTACAGACAATGTGTATGTTGACATTGATAATGATATTACAACTTTTAACTCAAGTAGCGCAAATTTCAATAACCCTAACCCATTATTAAACTGCTTAACAATTAGAAAAGCATATTTATATTGGGCTGCTGCCGACAAAGAGACTAATGGTAATGATAATGAACCTAATTGGAATTATAATGATGTTAAATTAATGCTTCCGGGAGAAAACACATATACTACCTATACAGCAGACGATGTTATCTATAGAGGCCGTGATAATCATTTTAGCAACGATCCATATATATGTGTAAAAGATATAACTACTGAGGTTCTAAATTTAGCATCACAATATGGTACATATCAAGTTGCAAATGTTGAAGGAAGCATAAATGATTTAATGGAGCATCTACCAGGAGGAAATGCTGGAACTTCTGGAGGATGGCAAATAATTTATGTTTACAGTAGTCCAGATTTAAACATGAAGAACATCAGTATTTTTGATGGTTATGCACATGTTACTAGTAACGACAATAATTTTGATGTAAATTTTAATGGTTTTCAAACTACACCAACAGGCCCTGTAAATACAAGAATTGCTATTGGTTCACTAGAAGGTGATAGAGATTTAGATGGAGATAAATTACAAATTTTGGACACTTCAAATAATTTTATTGATTTAAATACACCTTTAAGAAATTCAGATAATTTTTTTAATAGTAGAATCACCATTGATAATACTGACTTTTTAGATAGAATCCCAGCTAGTACTAATACTCTTGGATTTGATGCTGCGGTATTTAATCTAGACAATACCAATAACACAATTATTGGAAACAATCAATCATCAGCCACAATAAGACTAACCTCAGATCAAGAAACATATGGTTTTTACCTTCTTGGATTATCTGTGGATGTTTGGGCTCCAAGTTTATATCCTATTCGACTTTCTAGCGATGCTCAAAACAACTTAGTAAATGCAGATCAAAATGTAATCTTAGATTTTAATTTTTCAAACACTGGCAATGATGATGCAATAAATGTTGTGCTTAATACTACTCTGCCTAACAATCTTGAATTCATCTCTGCAAACAACCTACCTAATGGCGTTACATATACTTACGATAATAACACCCGAATTTTACAATTTTTTGTAGAAGATGGATTAGTAGATATTGGAGATCCAGAAATAGCAATACAATTTGAAGTTCAAATAAAAGATGAATGCTACTTTCTTGAACAGAGTTGTGATTTAAATTTTGAATTACAAATAACAGCAACTTACAATGGTATAAATAATCCTACACCACATACAACTTTAAGCTCAAGCGATCTAGATGTTTGTCATTTAGGAAATGTTTTACCAATAACTATTATACAACCAGATGCTGCTATTTGGGCAAATCCTCCTGGAGATCTTGACAGACTTGTAGATTGTGAAAACATTAATGAACTATCGGCTGCACAAAATTTATTTCCAACGACAGATAAATGTGATTTTAACTTGATAAAAACAAGTGGTCCATTCGTCCCTGGTAATGGTTGTGGAGACCCAGGCACATATACTAATACATGGACCTTTACTGATGCTTGTGGTAGAACTATTGCAGATTATGTGCAAGTGATTTCTGTAGTGAGTAATTCAGGTCCAGTTTTTGACGTATTTCCAAATGATATTACTATAGAGTGTACCGATACTCCAAACTTTGTTCAACCTACTTTTTCTAATAGCTGCAACAACTCTATTAATCTAACTTTTGTTGATACAACTACCCCTGGAGCTTGTGATGGCGATTACACAATAACTCGAACATGGACAGCTGTTGATGAATGTGGAAATACATCTAACGCAAGTCAAACAATAACTGTTGAAGATACAACAGCTCCAACATTAATTGGGACTTATAATACTGAATTATCTATTACATGCGAATTACCTCCAGAACCTCCAAACTTAGAGTTCACAGACAATTGTTCTAGCGATTTGGAAGTTATTTTTTATGAAGATATTGTGTCAATTGATTTTACCAATTTTGATATTATTAGAACTTGGGAAGTCTATGATGATTGTGCAAATATGAATACATATACGCAAGTTATTCACATGGAAACCATAAAATCGACTACTTCGACCCAACTTAACTTATGTGCAAACGATACTCTAGTAGATTTAAACAACTATGTTCCTACTGGAAGTAATGGATATTGGGAAAATACAAATGTGAATTTGTTAAACAATATGGTATTAGACCCATCTATTTTAACTGAAGGCACTTATACATTTACTTATGTATCAACTAGCAATCAATGTGTAGAAGTAATAGAAATTATAGCAAACATTGGTGGAGATTGTGAAGAAACCGATAAGTGTATTAGATCTACTTTTGATGTAGATATTTCTAAACTGGTAACACCAAATGGTGATTTAAAGAATCAAACATTCGATGTTGCTTATGTTTTAAATCCAAATAAAATTAGCAGTAACGATTGCGATATTATTGTTAAAGTAAAAGTGTTTAATCGCTGGGGAACAAAAGTATTTGAATCTGTTAATTATAATAATAGATGGACAGGCACAGCTGGAGGTGTTGGTGGAGCAGATATCTTACCTAATGGCACTTATTACTATGTAGTAACACTTGAAAATAGCGGCTTAAAACCAATACAAGGATATATCCTTTTAGGAACCGAACAGTAAAATGAATTATATAAAAAATAGTTACATATTACTCATCTTTTTGCTACTACCCTTTACAGGTAAAGCGCAACAGTTGCCACAATTTACTCAATATATGTATAATACAATCTCTATTAATCCAGCTTACGCAGGTACAAGAGAAAGACTAAATGTTGCATTTTTAAATAGAAATCAATGGGTAGGTATTGATGGAGCTCCTGTAACACAAACCTTGACAGCAGATATG is from Pontimicrobium sp. SW4 and encodes:
- a CDS encoding gliding motility-associated C-terminal domain-containing protein, producing the protein MKRSTKSSHIIIIILGFILIQSIDINAQVLDPFTSRYTESIRGDITIIGNNMMSRHSINDYNGIDGNHDFTDNVYVDIDNDITTFNSSSANFNNPNPLLNCLTIRKAYLYWAAADKETNGNDNEPNWNYNDVKLMLPGENTYTTYTADDVIYRGRDNHFSNDPYICVKDITTEVLNLASQYGTYQVANVEGSINDLMEHLPGGNAGTSGGWQIIYVYSSPDLNMKNISIFDGYAHVTSNDNNFDVNFNGFQTTPTGPVNTRIAIGSLEGDRDLDGDKLQILDTSNNFIDLNTPLRNSDNFFNSRITIDNTDFLDRIPASTNTLGFDAAVFNLDNTNNTIIGNNQSSATIRLTSDQETYGFYLLGLSVDVWAPSLYPIRLSSDAQNNLVNADQNVILDFNFSNTGNDDAINVVLNTTLPNNLEFISANNLPNGVTYTYDNNTRILQFFVEDGLVDIGDPEIAIQFEVQIKDECYFLEQSCDLNFELQITATYNGINNPTPHTTLSSSDLDVCHLGNVLPITIIQPDAAIWANPPGDLDRLVDCENINELSAAQNLFPTTDKCDFNLIKTSGPFVPGNGCGDPGTYTNTWTFTDACGRTIADYVQVISVVSNSGPVFDVFPNDITIECTDTPNFVQPTFSNSCNNSINLTFVDTTTPGACDGDYTITRTWTAVDECGNTSNASQTITVEDTTAPTLIGTYNTELSITCELPPEPPNLEFTDNCSSDLEVIFYEDIVSIDFTNFDIIRTWEVYDDCANMNTYTQVIHMETIKSTTSTQLNLCANDTLVDLNNYVPTGSNGYWENTNVNLLNNMVLDPSILTEGTYTFTYVSTSNQCVEVIEIIANIGGDCEETDKCIRSTFDVDISKLVTPNGDLKNQTFDVAYVLNPNKISSNDCDIIVKVKVFNRWGTKVFESVNYNNRWTGTAGGVGGADILPNGTYYYVVTLENSGLKPIQGYILLGTEQ